GTCACCttccccggccccatcctcagctccttcccccagcaagccGTGGTGGGCTCGTCCGGAGCCCCCGCCTTTGGGGgcaacctggggctggggggcctctATGGCGCCGGGGCCACGCTGGGCTCAGGGGGCCTCTGCACCTTTGGCAGACCCTacgcttctcctgcctgcagcccttgtgCCCTGCCCCGCTACAGCAGGAAGCTCTGGGACACCTGTGGGCCCTGCTAGACCCAC
The nucleotide sequence above comes from Athene noctua chromosome 29, bAthNoc1.hap1.1, whole genome shotgun sequence. Encoded proteins:
- the LOC141971646 gene encoding feather keratin 3-like, whose product is MSCYDLCPPKSGVAVPQPIAESCNELCARQCPDSSAFIQPPPVVVTFPGPILSSFPQQAVVGSSGAPAFGGNLGLGGLYGAGATLGSGGLCTFGRPYASPACSPCALPRYSRKLWDTCGPC